A stretch of the Malus sylvestris chromosome 10, drMalSylv7.2, whole genome shotgun sequence genome encodes the following:
- the LOC126585050 gene encoding disease resistance protein RUN1-like — protein MDSSSKDDRKYDVYLSSGGEDIRRTFTDHLYCSLKDHLFNVFMYGDEIDYKLEKSNGALPERLIQEIEGSKVAVVVFSSGYLMSEWCLEELVKIMECRNRLGQMFFPILYDVDLLDVGNQIASFPQKFQKVEFEKMHHWAYDLKEAVSLAELNLRKTDDGHEGNFIRNVIAHITGKLSCTTCSEVASSLVGIDSRVREISKHLDVGGSNDVRIIGILGMCGLGKTTVAKAIFNKHHHSFDGASFLQNVREKKLVDLQEQLLSDILKWAYIVESTMDEGTEEIEQLLRNRRVLVVIDGVDSVEQLDALPIKPDSFGPGSRIIITSRNEHLLKILNVGKICPLPAMNERRALELLSWHAFGKIYPNEEYVELSRKAVGYCGGLPLALEVLGSYLCTKSTSEWETVLDKWKRSQPYQEIHRRLKISCDGLTDDDMKAIFLDISCFFTGMNEDYVMTVLDGCQFYPEIGIQELQDQCLVTVDKEGNLTMHDLVQGMGREIVCAESPDNPGKRSRLWHNEDITDVLTKQSGTEDVEGLALDVQESDERSFSSDSFRNMQSLRLLKLNNIKLTGSYHNLSKELRWLSWHGFPLEVIPKDFDQPNLVAIDLSYSKLIRVWEDSNLLLEKLKLLNLSHSHNLAQTPDFSKLPNLEELILNDCESLSEVHSSIGNLERLTLVNLEGCKKLKDLPLNFFNSKSIETLLLNGCSRFEDLAEALGKSYHKTADGTPIRQILKLRFSSQYGVKESPSTSLLPPSFHGLNSLRKLDLGCCTLTDDEIPKDLGSLISLEDLNLRKNSFCRLPSLSGLSKLETLCLDDCTNLHAIPNLPTSLKVLRAGLCTALETVPDFSELSNMRELYLSHSCKLTEIPGLEMSLNSMTRIHMEGCINLTADFRKNILQGWTSCGYGGIFLNGNYIPDWFDFVKGDPVSFHIPQIVGHNFSGFTLCCIYSSKTQREGPLGIIVSNKTKCTALLARITYASVPTSCTLDDHYLWQGHISNHVLSLQGGDKVDIVVMPVETADASVRVKKIGVNLVWDKEMKENMHDSDFNLYDFGLHPVWFLGADGYEGFSTRELKNNYLDVAIHPVGIDSRVQEISNYLDVGGSNDVLIIGIWGMGGLGKTTVAKVIFNKYQHMFDGTSFLPNVRKDKELVGSQCNLISAPLKVSRIYEGTKEIKRRLGNKRVLVIVDDVDLTESDALALKHDSFGPGSRIILTTRDQRLLKILNVDAICPLQEMNKEEALELFSWHAFRKNYPNEEYVELSRKAVDYCGGLPLALEVLGSYLRSTSTSGWGTILDEWKSSQPYRVILENIKTSYDRLNDNLVKDVFLDIGCFFIGMNKNYVTTILDGCDFFFSEIGIQVLQDQSLATVDTEGNLMMHDLIRDMAREIVHAECPANPRKRSRLWHHVDVIDVLANESVSTSAIKSYVKYELH, from the exons ATGGATTCATCCTCCAAAGACGATCGCAAGTACGACGTGTACTTGAGTTCTGGAGGTGAAGACATACGCAGGACCTTCACGGACCACctttactgttcattaaaagaCCACCTATTCAACGTTTTCATGTACGGAGACGAAATCGATTACAAACTAGAAAAGAGTAATGGAGCTTTACCAGAGCGTCTGATTCAAGAAATCGAAGGGTCTAAGGTTGCCGTCGTCGTATTCTCAAGCGGGTATCTGATGTCCGAGTGGTGTCTCGAGGAGCTGGTGAAGATCATGGAGTGCAGAAATAGACTGGGTCAAATgttttttccaattttataTGATGTTGATCTCTTAGATGTTGGGAACCAGATTGCTAGTTTTCCACAGAAGTTTCAGAAAGTTGAGTTTGAAAAGATGCATCATTGGGCATACGATCTTAAAGAAGCTGTAAGTTTGGCGGAATTAAATTTGAGGAAGACTGATGACGG GCATGAAGGAAACTTTATCAGGAACGTTATTGCTCATATCACTGGAAAACTGAGCTGCACCACATGCTCAGAGGTAGCCTCCAGCCTAGTTGGAATAGATTCTCGTGTTCGAGAAATTAGTAAGCATTTAGATGTTGGAGGATCAAATGATGTTCGCATAATTGGAATTTTGGGTATGTGCGGGCTGGGTAAGACAACGGTTGCAAAAGCCATTTTCAACAAACATCATCATAGTTTTGACGGTGCAAGTTTCCTTCAAAACGTGAGGGAAAAGAAACTGGTTGATTTGCAAGAACAACTTCTTTCTGATATCTTGAAATGGGCCTACATAGTGGAAAGTACTATGGATGAAGGGACTGAGGAGATAGAACAATTGTTACGCAACAGAAGGGTACTTGTCGTAATTGATGGTGTAGACAGTGTAGAACAATTAGATGCTTTGCCCATAAAACCTGACTCGTTTGGTCCAGGGAGCAGAATCATTATAACATCAAGAAACGAACATTTGCTAAAGATACTTAATGTGGGTAAGATATGTCCTCTGCCAGCAATGAATGAAAGGAGAGCTCTTGAGCTACTTAGTTGGCATGCCTTTGGAAAGATTTATCCTAATGAAGAGTATGTTGAGCTCTCAAGAAAAGCTGTTGGCTACTGTGGTGGTTTGCCACTAGCACTTGAAGTCTTAGGTTCTTATCTATGTACAAAAAGCACAAGTGAATGGGAAACTGTACTGGATAAATGGAAAAGATCACAGCCTTATCAGGAAATTCACAGAAGACTTAAAATAAGCTGTGATGGGCTGACTGATGATGACATGAAGGCTATATTCCTTGACATCTCTTGTTTCTTTACTGGAATGAATGAGGACTATGTCATGACAGTACTGGATGGCTGTCAGTTTTATCCAGAAATAGGGATTCAAGAACTCCAAGATCAATGCCTTGTAACTGTTGATAAAGAAGGCAATCTCACGATGCATGATTTGGTTCAAGGCATGGGCAGAGAAATCGTGTGTGCAGAATCCCCTGACAATCCTGGAAAACGTAGTAGATTGTGGCATAATGAAGACATAACAGACGTATTGACAAAGCAATCT GGAACGGAAGACGTTGAAGGACTCGCTTTAGATGTGCAAGAGTCTGATGAGCGTAGCTTCAGTTCAGACTCATTTAGAAACATGCAGAGTCTGCGATTGCTCAAACTCAATAACATAAAGCTCACTGGAAGTTATCACAATCTTTCCAAAGAGTTGAGATGGTTGTCTTGGCATGGATTTCCTCTGGAGGTCATACCAAAAGATTTTGATCAACCAAACCTAGTTGCTATTGACCTGAGCTATAGCAAACTCATACGAGTTTGGGAGGATTCCAATTTG TTGCTCGAGAAGTTGAAGCTTCTTAATCTCAGTCATTCCCATAACCTGGCACAAACACCAGACTTTTCAAAACTCCCAAATCTCGAGGAATTGATATTGAATGATTGTGAGAGTTTGTCCGAGGTTCATTCATCCATTGGGAATCTTGAAAGACTTACTTTGGTAAATCTTGAAGGCTGCAAAAAGCTCAAGGATCTCCCACTGAATTTCTTTAATTCCAAGTCTATTGAAACTCTTCTTCTTAACGGCTGTTCAAGATTTGAAGACTTGGCTGAAGCCTTGGGAAAGAGTTACCATAAGACAGCAGATGGCACACCCATAAGACAAATACTAAAGCTGAGATTTTCATCTCAATATGGAGTGAAAGAGTCACCATCAACTAGTCTTTTGCCCCCTTCTTTTCATGGCTTAAACTCTTTACGGAAATTAGATCTTGGATGCTGCACTTTAACCGATGATGAAATCCCAAAGGATCTTGGGAGTCTAATTTCTTTAGAAGATTTAAATCTTCGAAAAAATAGTTTTTGTAGGCTACCAAGCCTCAGTGGTCTTTCTAAGCTTGAAACGTTGTGTTTAGATGATTGCACAAACCTACATGCAATCCCAAATTTACCAACAAGTTTGAAAGTCTTGCGAGCGGGTTTGTGCACTGCATTAGAAACAGTGCCAGATTTTTCAGAATTGTCGAATATGAGAGAGTTGTATCTGAGTCATTCCTGCAAACTCACCGAGATTCCGGGCTTGGAGATGTCATTAAACTCGATGACAAGAATTCATATGGAAGGGTGCATCAATCTCACTGCTGATTTTAGGAAGAACATCCTTCAG GGATGGACTTCTTGCGGATATGGTGGCATTTTTCTCAATGGAAATTATATTCCTGACTGGTTTGATTTTGTCAAGGGTGATCCGGTCAGTTTTCACATACCTCAAATTGTTGGTCACAATTTTAGCGGGTTTACTCTGTGCTGCATATACTCTTCAAAGACACAACGTGAAGGTCCTCTCGGCATTATCGTTAGCAATAAAACCAAGTGTACTGCTTTGCTCGCCCGGATAACATATGCCTCGGTACCAACTTCCTGTACACTTGATGACCATTATCTTTGGCAGGGGCATATATCGAACCATGTGCTAAGTTTGCAAGGAGGGGACAAGGTCGATATAGTTGTAATGCCTGTTGAAACTGCAGATGCCTCTGTGAGAGTGAAGAAAATAGGGGTTAATCTAGTATGGGACAAAGAGatgaaggaaaatatgcatGATTCAGACTTTAATCTATATGATTTTGGCCTACATCCGGTTTGGTTCTTGGGAGCTGATGG GTATGAAGGATTCAGTACTAGAGAACTGAAGAACAATTACTTGGACGTAGCCATACACCCAGTTGGAATAGATTCTCGCGTGCAAGAAATCAGTAATTATTTAGATGTTGGAGGATCAAATGATGTCCTTATCATTGGAATCTGGGGTATGGGCGGACTGGGTAAAACAACGGTTGCAAAAGTAATTTTCAACAAATATCAGCACATGTTTGATGGTACAAGTTTTCTTCCAAATGTGAGAAAAGATAAGGAGCTGGTTGGTTCACAATGCAATCTTATTTCTGCTCCCTTGAAGGTTAGTAGGATCTATGAAGGGACCAAGGAGATTAAAAGAAGACTTGGCAACAAAAGAGTACTTGTTATAGTAGATGATGTAGACCTCACAGAGTCAGATGCATTAGCTCTAAAGCATGACTCATTTGGCCCAGGAAGTAGAATTATTTTAACAACAAGGGATCAACGTTTGCTAAAGATACTTAACGTGGATGCGATATGTCCTTTGCAAGAAATGAATAAAGAAGAAGCTCTTGAGCTATTTAGTTGGCATGCCTTTAGAAAGAATTATCCTAATGAAGAGTATGTTGAGCTCTCAAGAAAAGCTGTTGACTACTGTGGAGGTTTGCCACTAGCACTTGAAGTCTTAGGTTCTTATCTACGTTCAACAAGCACAAGTGGATGGGGAACTATACTGGATGAATGGAAAAGCTCACAGCCTTATAGGGTAATTCTCGAAAATATTAAGACAAGCTATGATAGGCTAAATGATAACCTGGTGAAGGATGTATTCCTGGATATAGGCTGTTTCTTTATTGGAATGAACAAGAACTATGTCACGACAATATTGGATGGctgtgacttttttttttccgaaattGGAATTCAAGTACTCCAAGATCAAAGCCTTGCAACTGTTGATACAGAAGGCAATCTGATGATGCATGACTTGATTCGAGACATGGCCAGAGAAATCGTACATGCAGAATGCCCTGCCAATCCTAGAAAACGTAGTAGATTGTGGCATCATGTGGATGTAATAGACGTATTGGCGAATGAATCTGTAAGTACTTCGGCTATCAAATCTTATGTTAAATATGAACTTCATTAA